The segment ACTATCTAGGGCTGCAGCTTCGCTAACCTTAAGGCATTCATATTCTTGCCTTATGCTCTGAAAGGCAGTTTCCTTCTCCAACAAGAGGTCCTTAAGCTGGGAATTCTCATTCCTGGCAATCTCTAGTGCTTCTTTGACAACAGTAGCTTCACTAACTGATTGTTTTAGTATATCCCTCAACTTAAAATTTTCTTCTCTCACAACTCTCTGTGAATCACTTAATTTACTGTTTTCCTGCTGCAGTTTAGTAATCTCCTCTTCAGACATCTTCATGCAACCGACAAACCCATTCTCTTTCACATTCCAAGCAGCAGTTGACTCCTCCAATTCCAGCTTCAACCTTTCAGATTCTTCTGATGCCAGTCGATACTTCTCTTCCATACTCTCCAACAAAGGTTTCAAGCGTTCAGCTTCTGCTCTCACATCCTCTAACTCCGACTTGGTTTTTGAGAACCTCTCCTTCACCTGATTAGCCTCCAAAGTTACTTCTTTTAGGGCAATAGCTAAATCATCCATGGCCCTCTTGCTCTTCTCTTCTGCTTCCATGGCTAACTTAAGCTCATTCCTGAGCTTCCCAATCTCCTCTTCGGCACGAACGACATCCGATGGACCATTCTTCTCCAGATGCTTCCCTAAATGCCTACTACTTCGGCGAGCCGAGACCGCAGAACCCTCCAAGCTTTTGATGCTCTCTTGAAGGGACCTTATCTCAAGCTTGGCTTCCTCAAGCGATATCTTCGTCTGTTCAAGCTGCTTTGTTTGGGACACAAGTGATTCGAGCATCTTCCTTTCTGAAGCCTTCGCTTTCTCCACTTCTTTCTCTAACATCTCCACTCTACTCTCATCTCCATTCATTTGAGATGGCATCCTCTTCTTCATTTCAGCAAGCGCTTGGACTGCCCGGGACTTctcctccttctccttcttcagtTCCTCCTGCAGCCGACTCAGTTGCTGCGGCATCTCTGAAACTTTAACGTTTCGTTTCTACGTAGAATCAAATAAAATCACAAACAGCCAGTATCATCAGTATCCAATCGGTTTCGATAAATGGAGAGAGCAGAACGCAATAGAAATCTGTACCTCCGGCAAAGATGCGGCCTTGGTCGACGGCTTTCGATCTAAAACCTTGGACGACTT is part of the Elaeis guineensis isolate ETL-2024a chromosome 15, EG11, whole genome shotgun sequence genome and harbors:
- the LOC140854026 gene encoding uncharacterized protein: MQSLRSRSASSGMAQKNSPSSPNSKTSPSKSSNGGPASLDSSVSKSSKVLDRKPSTKAASLPEKRNVKVSEMPQQLSRLQEELKKEKEEKSRAVQALAEMKKRMPSQMNGDESRVEMLEKEVEKAKASERKMLESLVSQTKQLEQTKISLEEAKLEIRSLQESIKSLEGSAVSARRSSRHLGKHLEKNGPSDVVRAEEEIGKLRNELKLAMEAEEKSKRAMDDLAIALKEVTLEANQVKERFSKTKSELEDVRAEAERLKPLLESMEEKYRLASEESERLKLELEESTAAWNVKENGFVGCMKMSEEEITKLQQENSKLSDSQRVVREENFKLRDILKQSVSEATVVKEALEIARNENSQLKDLLLEKETAFQSIRQEYECLKVSEAAALDSVKVLKALLAATSTLDSSKTITLPETGSFAQPKESINDSKSMKGIFRFPSGRWKGESSRFQNSRRHSIGEPAKFKGSVFHMAGSPEQKDRMFASLSNVSDMRVASSIVMDDTLNSDDSDHLDGIQLDGMEHPSVKQKKKKAILRRFGDLLRIKTSHK